DNA from Tripterygium wilfordii isolate XIE 37 chromosome 15, ASM1340144v1, whole genome shotgun sequence:
AAataccaagaagaagaagacaaaaaaaatgcgTGGGAGAATATCACAAGACACACCTGTAGGAGTTCCAGCCAAAATGGTGTGGGAAGTGTATAGAGGGCTTGAACTTTCAAGGCTTGTTGGTGAATATCTTGCTGATGTTATTGGGAAGCCACAAGTTCTTGAAGGAGATGGAGGTGTTGGCACACTCATCAAGCTTAATTATCCACCAGGTCTACTGCAGATCATATCATATCAATGCTTATAATTATTTACCACACCATCATGTTTGAATTCGATTCTAATGAATGGTTTATCCTTGCAGGAACTCCTGGAATCAGATACATGATAGAACGATTTACAAAGATCGACCATGAAAACCGCGTGAAGGTAACAGAGAACGTTGAAGGAGGATTCAAAGGGCTCGGATTTGATTACTACGGTTTTCGCTTGGAGATCATAGAGAAAGACAGTGAATCTGCTATTATTAGATCATCCATTGAGTACGACGCTGATGACAAGCTAGCAGATGTTGCCGCCTCCATCACCACCAGGCCATTAGAGATTATAGCAGAATTTGTCGGCGAACACCTCTCGTAGAAGAAAGGCAGCACTTGATTTAGAATCCGCCATATCCCTTTTACATTTTCTTCGTTGCTCTTGAATAATACATACCCATCAAAACGGGTGTTCTTCGTTGCTCTTGAATAATACATACCCATCAAAACGGGTGTTCTTCGTTGCTCTTGAATAATACATACCCATCAAAACGGGTATTCTTGAATAATATATACCCATCAAAACGGGTATTCTTCGTTGCTCTTGAATAATACATACCCATCACAACGTATTTGGGGCCTTGTGCTTGGAATGATCactattttttctttctcttgctcATGCTTTATCTGCGCAAGACAAGAGTCTTAAGACCATATACTGTTTCACTAAGAGGAgtgtttatacatatatataatctacATTAATAGCAGTCGGAAGTCTGCTCTAGAACAAAACTGATGCATGCCCAATTATAGGAGAGATTGCAGAAGTTATTATTACAATACAAAAGAATAATCAATGCTTAGTACTGTGTCTAATTAGTTTTAAATGCTTGTTAACAAACCCACATTAGTTGAAAGATATAAACTTATATTCACATGAACGATAAAGTTACTATGATACACTTTTACCCCTAGTTGGTCGTTCAGGTGGATTGTCGAGCGACAGACAGTAACCACACTAAGCGGAAGATTTGGGTATTCTGAATTGTTTCTTGAGGAACAGGGAGGCCTCTGAGTCACCCCTGTGGCATAGTATTCTCAACAGAGTGTTTGTATCAGCACCTAGTTTGCCTTTGCCGCCCCGTGTGCCCATGCTGCTAGTTGATTTCAGGTCGTCTATTATTTCTCGGGTCTACAAACAAAAAATGGAGAAGTAAAAATTAATCCATGCAAGCTTAAATTAGCATTTCACTTGGCCATGAAAATGAGTTGAGAAGTTTCCCTCCCTCTGCTTCCTCCGGGAAAGGAAAATGTGACGGATGAACATAGGTGCAAAGACACAAGTATATTAAACTGTCGCACACTACGAAAAGGATACCAGAATTTTTTTAACCACCAATAAGTATTTCATTCACTTGGATTACATCTTGAAACACACCCAAACTATATGACTCAAATATTTAATTGTGGGAAAACACATAGAAAATTTAGTTCATTCGTCTTCAAAATGTAGCCAAGAAATTTCACgtacccagaaaattcgtatgaCATATAATTTAGTCAgatgtccaacagcaaaacccCAATGAGTTTTGcggcattattttttttattcagcCATCAGTTTTCTGATAAAATTGTAGTTATGCAAATTTTGAAGATACTATCATATcctaattcaaaacaaaaaatgtaaaagTTACTTTCATGATACATCAATACCTCATAGCCATGCAACTTTATTACATCACGAATACGTGTGACTTGATTTTCCACCACTCCACGAGGAAGCCCATCTCCCCCAGATATAAAGAACTCCTACATAAGCGACACAATCACAATATAGTAGTTATTGCAAAAGTTTAACACCACTAGCTATTTATAATGGATAAAACTTGATCAGCAGTTCTAAGAAAAGCAATTAAATCTTCTAGGAACTCGACTAACTCTTACATCCTTCAAATACAATGCTTTCAGCGCTTAATAGAAAGCAGCTAAAATAGAATGTTACCCTTCATTTCAAGTTAGTTCCCCAACCACCAAAGTGAAACACAAACTTATGGCCACAAAATCCCCCATTTCATAGCATGctaatcctttttcttttttttttgtgaactaAATTTCACAGAGAAGAACTATTTTCTGATGTTCAAACTTCACTTACCTTTAAAACCTCCAAATCTTCTTCTAACAGTTTTGCATCACTAGGGGAGAAAAGTCGTGATGGTCCTCCATCCAATATAACTCGTAGTAAGCCATcctgagaaaataaaaacttcatAAAATAATTAAAGTATTTGCAGTATAATCGTTCAAACAAAGAATGGAGACACACCAGTGAGGCTTGAAGAAGACTAGTCACAATCCGGTCCCTGAGTGGTTCCACGATAATATCACAGAGTCTATTTAGCTCCTATTGCAGTTTAAAGTGACAATCAGCTATgatctcaaattcaacaaagatGACATGAAATGATTCACCCAAAATTATTGAAAGCTCATTATGTTTTAATTAAAACTTCTTTAATCTGAAGCAGTTGCTGCAATCAATAGGTGTAATGACATAAACCAACATTCCCGAATTTCCCTGAACAAGTGATTAAGATTTTCCCAGTGTACAATAAGGAACAGGTATGAGGTGTCTGTCAGTCTTTAgcatatttgaaacataaatgaaGCAAGAGATTAGAAAGACATCAACAATTGAAGAGTTGAAGTGCATTGTAGGGTGGGAGTGTGGTCCACAATGTTTCTACTCAAATAAAATGTTTAACCTTGACTAGTGAAACCACACGGTTGAAaaatcttgatttctctttgacCCAGAAATTCTTTTGGAGTCCGATTCAGATTCTTAAAAAGTAGTGCTACTACTGCAGCAGTACACTATAGAGGAatttttgtttccctttcatTCTTGGTTAAACCACTCTCATAATACCCTTATCCAAGATGAAGATATTACCCAATTCACGGTATATTGAAAAATTCAGATGACTTCTTCTAAAGGTTAGCTTCGAAGTTCGAACTTCAGAAGTTAATTTCTGAAGGATATTAAACCACAAGAGAAATTAACTTGTGTAGGATATTTAATTACAAATGTGAAACAAGAAACTCATTTTTGAATCGCACAATTTTTCTCCACAAgggaacatgtggcccagtggtagagttgcagtggtgcaacttagaggtcacatgttcaattattggaaacaacctctccacgtATTATGTGTGGGTAAGGTCTACATATATCCTGCCTGTCCCCGACCTTGCCCGCTGCGTGAGCCTTGttcacgggagttgtttaccttttttttaccattttccCCTCAAGCAAAGATGGGTGAAAAAGgtattgataaaaatattaaatgcaTAATACAAGAAACATACCACATCAAGTGGTTCAATCAGTGCTTCCAGCCGAGAAACAGAAACATTAGTTTTATACAAGTTTTCGATGAATGGCCCCCTTAAATCacagaaaataatttttgttcCTGCAACATACAAAATTAATGTGTGATCATTAATAATAATAGGCGAAGTATATACTGCTAAGACACCAAGCTTTTGCCAATAAAGGTTAATCCACTCCCAAGAAATTAAATGGATGACTGCACAAAGTGGACACTTACTAATATCATTATAACACAAataccaaaaactaaactacaaCCCAGCTATCAAGAACCCCAACAAAGATCGATTACCATGAAAGATTTAGCCTCTAACCCTAACAAATCTTCCAAGCAGCAATTAAGGGGATCAATGGGACCAGATTTCTCTACTCCCTGTTGAGATACTTTACAGATCAATGATTTAGTTTCTTCTCCAAGGAATAGGACATAAAATGATCCcatcaaattgaaaacaacaTGTCATAATCTTCTGCACCATTTAAAACGAAAAAGATGTCGTCCATGACCTGCCTCTTTACAAACATTGCATCTATGTAcggttattttttcttttctttttccattcaaTGTATCCGTCGCAGTCTTGCAGAGATCCTTTctaagaaatttccaaataaagtgagggatccaaGTCAAAACTTTAGTCTTCTAAATGCTTCTAGTCCAGCAAAACATATTCTTTCCATTCCTTCTATTTCCTGTAAATGTGCCTCATAATAAATAGGTCTTAACCTCCTCAGAAACCTCTTATCTTTGAGTATAcattgtattgattttcatggAACTTAATCAATTTTGATTACTTCATacaaagaaaaaagttaaaGAACCAGGAAAAAGCACAATAGTTCTCACCAGTATACTCACAAATGCGATCAATAGCAGCATTTATATCTGTTCTACTTCCATTAAACATGTCCTTCGGTGCGAAACTCTTGGACTTCTCATCTATGGACTTCCctgaaaaataaaagacaaaggaaCAGCTAACAACCATCACCAAAATTGTAATTTTGGAGGCATTTCAAGAGTTCTGGTCCTTCCCAACTGTATAACAGAATGCAACGAGTGACTAAAAAACCGAAACTTTGAGTTCAAATACGataagaaatgaaaacaaaagcaCTGTGATGGtaagatggatgaaaaaaaaagttcaaaacgGTTTTCATGGTTAGTTTTACTTTACTTTGTAGATATCTACTTGCCATTAGGATTAATGAATCACGCTATAGAAATTTACCTATGTTACATAGCAAACTACCCATCTAAAAAATGCCATATGTAAACAATCAGCTATACCAAATGCAGCTTATTGCTCTGTTCTATTTGGTTaaaatgaataataaaaaattcaaaaaaaacgGTTGATAGGATGTTAATTTGGGAGGCAAAACTTATTTTCCAATAgaatacatataaaaaaaaaggaacatccAAAGCTCGTTACATACTTAAAAAGTTTTCATGGGGTGTTTTCCTTGTCCATCGTTCCCAAATGCTGTCTTCCAACTTATTCAGCTGACTGACTGCATACTGTCAATATGAAggcaagaagaggaagaaaaaaagctaTATCAATCATCAAACACCTTCTCAGGTAAAGACAAACAAATATATAGCTCTACATAAACAGGTATTAGAGAGGCAGCACAACCAAGAATATCACTTTTCCAATTGTTGCCACTACTAAGTGATGCtatcatcaaaaataaaaaggcATTATAATCAGTGTTAAGTACCTACAAATAATGCCAGGCATCAAGGAAGCAGCATGAGCAAGAATTGAATTTAAGAACTTTTTCTCGAAATGGTTGGCAGTGGCGGATAAAATCATTGTTACAAACAATTCTAAATTGGTATTGATAATTTGACGACAAAATAAAAACTTCCCAAAACAATATACTTAAAAGCCTTATAATAATTCAACTCAAGCAATAATCTTCACAAGAAGCACACAAAAATTTCAGTAACAATAATCATCAGACTGATTTTTGCAGTTTTACTTGATCGTCTGTACTACAAGTTGGAATCCTGAATTCCAAACGTTCACCTTCATTATTCTAAGTATTTATTACATCCTTCATGAAATTGAGGACTTATTCCAGTATGATCTGACACTTTTGGATGCACTTACATCTAAGAGGTAATAATGGGCATAAGaaagtaatatatataaatacatccataactacatatatatacacttgtGCACCCTTTCCACTTTTTTTGCTCTTTGTTTCAATGAGCTTGCTGCATTATTCTCAGTGATTACTCTGTGACAAAATGTTTCAAGATTATTTCATTGTATGGAGGACGACACAAACAGAAATATTTTTAACATATCCTCTGTCAAGGATTGCAACAGATAGAGAGTAGCTTTCTTGTTAACTTCCAACCCATACGTTTAAGTGAACTCATTGGAATATAACAAAAATAATCACCTAACCATTATTTAGCACTTCTATTATCATAAAGAATAGGTAGGCTAGAGCATCATCAAGATAACCGCACAGGATCGAAGGCTTTTGcatcattaaaaagaaaaacacctcAGCATCAACAGTGCAAGGGGGCAATCATTAAAACAAGCATAAAAAGGTGATATAAGTAATTTGAGCCAAATTCTTCTTATCTTCGAACTCACATGTAGACTATTTGTCTGAACACAAAGGGTTGAAGTAGTCAACTGATTAACTTCAGAAGAACTTCTCTCATCAGCCTGCTTAGAGTCAAATAGTTCTTTCTTCACAAAAGCCTTTAATCCAACTTCCCTCTTGTGTCGCGTAAGAACAGGCACAGGCGGAATTAAATCCTCCTTGGCAGCTGCATGGCCAAAACTACAGTTTGTCGTCACTGCATAGACTCAACAGGctaaaacagaaaagaaagagagagagagcactaGAAATGGGTTTTCTAGAAACTAGACGACAATACTTGCATCCATGTCCTTTCTGGTGACCTGCATACACATTACGTCTTCTCGGGCTTTCACTAACAGGTATCTTTCCCAAGAGAAATCATAACTCATAACACCAATGTTACATGTGAAACACACATTCCATTTCGTACAACACATACAATACATAGAACATGCATATAAATAGCTTACTCATGTTATTTCAAGTTAGGTAATCCTGAGATTTTACTATTATTGGAGTCAATAACTTTTAACGTTATATGGCCTATTCCAACATAAAGGTGAACATCCCCAAGAATGAAATGCATTCGATGAATTAAGTACCAAATTGTCCAGGTAATGAAAATTAGTTGCCAATGAGTTAGTT
Protein-coding regions in this window:
- the LOC120016605 gene encoding norbelladine synthase-like, with the translated sequence MRGRISQDTPVGVPAKMVWEVYRGLELSRLVGEYLADVIGKPQVLEGDGGVGTLIKLNYPPGTPGIRYMIERFTKIDHENRVKVTENVEGGFKGLGFDYYGFRLEIIEKDSESAIIRSSIEYDADDKLADVAASITTRPLEIIAEFVGEHLS